From Alienimonas californiensis, a single genomic window includes:
- a CDS encoding ParB/RepB/Spo0J family partition protein, translated as MSNGKYASFAGADLDADFRVRPESTPDSAAFAKPAGPGRVEGQERLRNAAKIPLTEIVADAQVREDFDPEELAKLAHSIQTQGQLQPVRVRWDEGRGKYVLIVGERRFRACQIAGIEKLECVIQEGEIAADDAHELQLIENIVRQDLNPIEEAKAYRKLIDGRGCSAKEMAAELSLDYTTVQRSLRLLTLPEDVQERVAEGVIPKSLFREVLKLKTDEERRAYVDRYLDGGTIDAVAAEVKRKKGGDKPAKQKSTRRFTKDGLVVQASKTGRITTADLIATLKAWAEELEADLEKRRATAA; from the coding sequence GGCCCGAGTCGACCCCCGACTCCGCCGCCTTCGCTAAGCCCGCCGGCCCCGGCCGGGTCGAGGGCCAGGAGCGGCTGCGGAACGCCGCCAAGATCCCGCTGACTGAGATCGTCGCCGACGCCCAGGTCCGCGAGGACTTCGACCCGGAGGAACTGGCCAAGCTGGCCCACTCGATCCAGACCCAGGGGCAGCTCCAGCCCGTCCGCGTCCGCTGGGACGAGGGCCGCGGCAAGTACGTGCTGATCGTCGGCGAGCGGCGGTTCCGGGCCTGCCAGATCGCCGGGATCGAGAAGCTGGAGTGCGTGATCCAGGAGGGCGAGATCGCCGCCGACGACGCGCACGAGTTGCAGCTGATCGAGAACATCGTCCGGCAGGACCTGAACCCGATCGAGGAGGCGAAGGCCTACCGCAAGCTGATCGACGGCCGGGGCTGCTCGGCCAAGGAGATGGCCGCGGAGCTGAGCCTGGACTACACGACGGTGCAGCGGAGCCTGCGGCTGCTGACGCTGCCGGAGGACGTGCAGGAACGCGTCGCCGAGGGGGTGATCCCCAAGAGCCTGTTCCGCGAGGTGCTGAAGCTGAAGACCGACGAGGAGCGGCGGGCCTACGTGGACCGCTACCTGGACGGCGGCACGATCGACGCGGTGGCCGCGGAGGTGAAGCGGAAGAAGGGCGGCGACAAGCCGGCCAAGCAGAAGTCGACGCGGCGGTTCACCAAGGACGGACTGGTCGTGCAGGCGAGCAAGACCGGCCGGATCACGACGGCTGATCTGATCGCGACGCTCAAGGCTTGGGCAGAGGAACTCGAAGCGGATCTGGAGAAGCGGCGAGCGACCGCGGCGTAG
- a CDS encoding DUF1583 domain-containing protein — protein sequence MAFAAAICFVTGCSSDRSISADPDSFTADLTDAGPQGRTLGYLGDNAETAISEDKGHLVVNLPAARSGRPQAGIRTMFAAVGDFEVTVGFELRDVRMPSDGYGSGVGVQVTPRGGADRIVYLGRVRHPGEGDVWKAVHRTSRGGRREHDHRYVKTDARSGRLQLVREGGMIRCLAAGDDGEFHEVAAFAFGDDGIREISVIADTGGGTNRTKVAITELSVLADGLPYGLPPEEGVSTWTIWAVAFTAGAGLLAIGAIDRWRGARTIGRA from the coding sequence GTGGCGTTTGCAGCCGCCATATGCTTTGTGACTGGATGCTCCTCTGATCGGAGTATCAGTGCGGACCCGGACTCGTTCACCGCGGACCTGACGGACGCGGGGCCGCAGGGCCGAACCTTAGGATATCTCGGGGACAACGCAGAGACGGCGATCTCTGAGGATAAGGGGCACTTGGTGGTAAACCTGCCGGCCGCAAGGTCCGGCCGCCCTCAGGCTGGTATTAGGACGATGTTCGCCGCCGTTGGCGACTTCGAGGTCACGGTAGGGTTCGAACTGCGTGATGTGCGGATGCCGTCGGACGGGTATGGGTCAGGCGTGGGAGTCCAAGTCACGCCTCGGGGGGGGGCGGACCGGATCGTATATCTCGGCCGGGTGCGGCACCCGGGGGAGGGCGACGTCTGGAAAGCGGTCCACCGCACGTCGAGGGGCGGACGACGGGAGCACGACCACCGCTACGTCAAAACCGACGCCAGATCCGGACGGCTGCAGCTGGTGCGGGAGGGCGGGATGATCCGCTGTCTCGCGGCGGGCGACGACGGCGAGTTCCACGAGGTTGCTGCTTTCGCGTTCGGCGACGACGGGATCCGGGAAATCAGCGTGATCGCGGATACCGGCGGCGGCACGAACCGGACGAAGGTCGCGATTACGGAACTGAGCGTCCTCGCTGACGGCCTGCCCTACGGGCTCCCGCCGGAGGAGGGGGTGTCGACTTGGACGATTTGGGCCGTCGCCTTCACGGCGGGGGCGGGCCTACTCGCGATCGGGGCGATCGACCGCTGGCGCGGAGCCCGTACCATCGGCAGGGCGTGA
- a CDS encoding glycosyltransferase, with protein sequence MTSSAPPPAVTVLMNVWRADPRHLERAVASVLAQTFDNWELVIVEDPSDRPAAPTLARFADPRVRHVANEIRTSLMDQKNLGLKLARGTLVALLDADDVARPERLREQVAMFAADPELVAAGSQLAVIDDDDELIGYRRFPTADADVRAALAWSVPLHQPSVMVRRDFVRDLGGYGELPGGTSQDHDLWSRIAHSGGKFANHPEVLLYYRLHAEQMKARKVRKMIRDSLLVRARYWPDGGAKARFRRLTDRALLLLPPRLVTRLIRVCLYRDPPPPCDALGPVPPLAPRATPERRSAAASC encoded by the coding sequence ATGACTTCTTCGGCCCCCCCGCCGGCGGTGACGGTGCTAATGAACGTCTGGCGGGCCGACCCCCGGCACCTGGAGCGGGCGGTGGCCAGCGTCCTGGCGCAGACGTTCGACAACTGGGAACTCGTGATCGTGGAGGACCCGTCGGACCGGCCGGCGGCCCCGACGCTGGCCCGGTTCGCGGACCCGCGGGTCCGCCACGTCGCGAACGAGATTCGCACGTCGCTGATGGACCAGAAGAATCTAGGGTTGAAACTGGCCCGGGGGACGCTGGTGGCACTGCTGGACGCCGACGACGTCGCCCGCCCCGAGCGGCTGCGGGAGCAGGTCGCGATGTTCGCGGCCGACCCGGAGCTCGTCGCCGCCGGCAGCCAGCTCGCGGTCATCGACGACGACGACGAATTGATCGGCTACCGCCGCTTCCCGACCGCGGACGCGGACGTGCGGGCCGCCCTGGCGTGGTCCGTGCCGCTGCACCAGCCCAGCGTGATGGTCCGCCGGGACTTCGTGCGGGACCTGGGCGGGTACGGCGAGCTCCCGGGGGGCACCTCGCAGGACCACGACCTCTGGAGCCGGATCGCCCACTCCGGCGGCAAGTTCGCCAACCATCCTGAAGTGCTGCTGTACTACCGCCTGCACGCGGAGCAGATGAAGGCTCGCAAGGTGCGGAAGATGATCCGCGACTCGCTCCTCGTCCGCGCCCGGTACTGGCCGGACGGGGGGGCGAAGGCGCGGTTCCGCCGCCTGACGGACCGGGCCCTGCTGCTGCTGCCCCCGCGTTTGGTGACCCGGCTGATCCGCGTCTGCCTGTACCGCGACCCGCCGCCGCCGTGCGACGCCCTGGGGCCGGTCCCGCCGCTCGCCCCCCGGGCGACCCCGGAGCGTCGGTCCGCCGCCGCGTCATGCTGA
- a CDS encoding glycosyltransferase family 2 protein, which produces MLTAPTLTALMPAFNESPRIAASLDRLAAAPLDVEAVVVDDASTDGTSAAVREWAAAHPEFRLTLLRHPTNRGKGAAVRTALDAARGQFAVVQDADLEYDPADLPRVLEPLLAGEADVVYGSRRMGGNEFPHRWHARCVGLLNLLVRALFGLRITDEATCYKAFPTAVLRAMDLRCERFEFCPEVTAKSARAGLRVREVPVSYHARGTEEGKKIRFRDGLEAAWTLLAWRVRPFDGGATRAACGGEGVPRLGTRSPAARRALTGLSYIVSAGTLAALVWYVVRSDRTGELADVDPAWAAGAVAAATASFLVRAAFLWCVARAADRPVRPGLAVAVTGVGNLAAAFVPPLLAAAGRGAYLRAACGVPIAVFGGATLAFSVGFLVAALALALLAVAPLPAVAALAAAAGCGLAARRLILGRAWPYRRLAAEAALAASACAAVQTAGFFCALTACDAGGSWRRSLIAAAAHQAGGLAGVTPGGAGVQEAAGLSASAATGGSPGDLVLPLLLLRTAQIGVACAAGLPSVLFLRRRESRGE; this is translated from the coding sequence ATGCTGACCGCGCCCACGCTGACCGCGCTGATGCCGGCGTTCAACGAGAGCCCGCGGATTGCGGCGTCCCTGGACCGGCTGGCGGCGGCGCCGCTCGACGTCGAAGCCGTCGTCGTCGACGACGCGTCCACCGACGGCACCTCCGCGGCGGTCCGCGAATGGGCGGCGGCGCACCCGGAGTTCCGGCTGACGCTGCTGCGGCACCCGACGAACCGGGGCAAGGGGGCGGCGGTCCGCACCGCGTTGGACGCGGCCCGGGGCCAGTTCGCCGTCGTTCAGGACGCCGACCTCGAGTACGACCCGGCGGACCTGCCGCGGGTGTTGGAGCCGCTGCTGGCGGGGGAGGCGGACGTCGTCTACGGCTCGCGCCGGATGGGCGGGAACGAGTTCCCGCACCGGTGGCACGCCCGCTGCGTCGGCTTGCTGAACCTGCTGGTGCGGGCGCTGTTCGGGCTGCGGATCACCGACGAGGCGACCTGCTATAAGGCGTTTCCGACCGCGGTCCTGCGGGCGATGGACCTCCGTTGCGAGCGGTTCGAGTTCTGCCCGGAGGTGACCGCCAAGTCGGCCCGGGCGGGCCTGCGGGTGCGGGAGGTGCCGGTCTCGTACCACGCCCGCGGGACCGAGGAGGGCAAGAAGATCCGGTTCCGCGACGGGTTAGAGGCCGCTTGGACGTTGCTCGCGTGGCGCGTGCGGCCGTTCGACGGCGGGGCGACGCGGGCCGCCTGCGGCGGGGAGGGCGTTCCCCGCTTGGGAACTCGGAGTCCGGCCGCCCGGCGAGCACTCACCGGACTCTCGTACATCGTCTCCGCCGGGACGCTGGCGGCGCTCGTCTGGTACGTCGTCCGCTCCGACCGGACAGGGGAGCTCGCGGACGTCGATCCGGCCTGGGCCGCCGGGGCGGTCGCCGCAGCCACGGCGTCGTTTCTCGTGCGGGCGGCGTTTCTGTGGTGCGTCGCGCGGGCGGCCGATCGGCCGGTGCGGCCGGGCCTCGCGGTCGCCGTGACGGGGGTCGGCAATCTCGCCGCCGCGTTCGTCCCCCCCCTGCTGGCGGCGGCGGGGCGGGGGGCCTACCTCCGCGCCGCGTGCGGGGTGCCGATTGCGGTGTTCGGGGGAGCGACGCTGGCGTTCTCGGTCGGGTTTCTCGTCGCGGCCCTCGCCCTCGCCTTGCTGGCCGTCGCGCCGCTTCCGGCCGTCGCGGCACTCGCGGCGGCGGCGGGCTGCGGTCTCGCCGCCCGGAGACTGATCCTGGGCCGGGCCTGGCCGTACCGCCGGCTGGCGGCGGAGGCCGCGCTCGCCGCGAGCGCCTGCGCCGCGGTGCAGACCGCCGGATTCTTCTGCGCCCTGACCGCCTGCGACGCCGGCGGTTCCTGGCGCCGATCGCTGATCGCCGCGGCCGCCCATCAGGCCGGCGGGCTGGCGGGGGTGACGCCCGGGGGGGCGGGCGTGCAGGAAGCCGCCGGACTGTCCGCCTCGGCGGCGACCGGCGGGTCTCCCGGCGACTTGGTGCTGCCGCTGCTGCTGCTGCGGACGGCGCAGATTGGCGTCGCCTGCGCGGCGGGACTGCCCTCCGTCCTGTTCCTGCGTCGGCGCGAGTCCCGCGGAGAATAG
- a CDS encoding DUF1583 domain-containing protein, which produces MTRHATTLALLSTALLSTALLAGCGDRGPSDADAETFEVEFASVPEWGPVVSLNGHEPAKAVRVEGGEAVVSVPSGEKGNRVAVDLKFGLTGDFSTEGAFRSLTLPEVREGYGSGVGLQLNRGTGQYTMLSLGRVRMPHPGMSKVPDVWKIVRREEKPDGSHHHEHVFFPTSAKSGRIKFVREGGVIRCLAAEGEDESFRELTVMEFGSEPVERVALSVDTGGSMDQPTAATLTHLSVTADSLPVGPPAEPRDTRFSPMTIALAIAAVAFAGAGVAVWRRRSNA; this is translated from the coding sequence ATGACCCGCCACGCGACTACGCTCGCCCTCCTCTCGACGGCCCTCCTCTCGACGGCCCTCCTCGCCGGCTGCGGCGATCGCGGTCCGTCGGACGCCGACGCGGAGACCTTCGAGGTCGAATTCGCGTCGGTGCCCGAGTGGGGGCCGGTCGTGTCCCTGAACGGCCACGAGCCGGCGAAGGCGGTCCGGGTCGAGGGCGGCGAGGCGGTGGTGAGCGTCCCGTCCGGCGAGAAAGGCAACCGCGTCGCCGTGGACCTAAAGTTCGGTCTAACCGGCGACTTCTCGACCGAGGGAGCGTTTCGGTCCCTCACGCTCCCGGAGGTGCGGGAGGGGTACGGCAGCGGCGTCGGACTTCAGCTCAACCGCGGGACCGGGCAGTACACGATGCTGTCCCTCGGGCGCGTCCGCATGCCGCATCCCGGGATGAGCAAGGTGCCGGACGTTTGGAAGATCGTCCGCCGAGAGGAGAAGCCGGACGGCTCCCACCATCACGAGCACGTTTTCTTTCCCACGTCGGCCAAGAGCGGTCGCATCAAATTCGTGCGGGAGGGCGGGGTGATCCGCTGCTTGGCGGCGGAAGGGGAGGACGAATCGTTTCGGGAACTGACCGTGATGGAGTTCGGTTCGGAGCCGGTCGAGCGGGTGGCGCTGTCGGTGGACACCGGCGGCTCCATGGACCAGCCGACGGCGGCCACCCTCACGCACCTGTCGGTCACGGCCGACTCGTTGCCGGTCGGCCCCCCGGCCGAGCCGCGGGACACCCGTTTCAGCCCGATGACGATCGCCCTCGCGATCGCCGCAGTCGCGTTCGCGGGGGCGGGAGTCGCAGTTTGGCGGCGGCGTTCCAACGCTTAG
- a CDS encoding DUF1559 family PulG-like putative transporter: protein MCHVRRRFGFSIVELLVVIGIVSLLCALIMPAVQQARQKAWDVECRNNLKQVGLAFHQHHGVFGSLPSNGGYDPAQVVLDADGEPFTPTTLNTENGKLYQWGVGDPDSGPREQTGSWAYPLLPFLDQQNAHAKPAYDAVVPTYACRARRDAAATAPPPSDAFGEYEGGGHRWGRTDYTGNGFLIFNRPKLMRFANVRDGTSNTLLVGEKAFDPCVQSDGSFFWDEPFFLGGSAGSRRYGLRLLPDGPGLVFKQNWGSPHAGGVNFLLCDGSVQQVPFTIDWQEFDRLLTPAKGLAIEYGTPDGPNEPEDQ, encoded by the coding sequence ATGTGCCACGTCCGTCGGCGGTTCGGCTTTTCGATCGTGGAGTTGCTGGTCGTTATCGGCATCGTGTCCCTGCTCTGCGCGCTAATCATGCCGGCCGTGCAGCAGGCCCGTCAGAAGGCTTGGGACGTCGAGTGTCGGAACAATCTGAAGCAGGTCGGACTGGCCTTCCACCAGCACCACGGCGTCTTCGGCAGCCTGCCCAGCAACGGTGGGTACGACCCGGCGCAGGTGGTGCTCGACGCGGACGGCGAGCCGTTCACCCCCACGACGCTGAACACCGAGAACGGCAAGCTGTACCAGTGGGGCGTCGGCGACCCCGACAGCGGCCCGCGGGAGCAGACCGGATCCTGGGCGTACCCGCTGCTGCCGTTTCTCGACCAGCAGAACGCCCACGCTAAGCCTGCCTACGACGCGGTCGTGCCGACGTACGCTTGCCGCGCCCGCCGCGACGCCGCCGCGACGGCCCCGCCGCCGAGCGACGCATTCGGGGAGTACGAGGGCGGCGGGCACCGGTGGGGCCGGACCGACTACACCGGTAACGGCTTTCTCATCTTCAACCGCCCCAAGCTGATGCGATTCGCCAATGTCCGCGACGGGACCAGCAACACGCTGCTCGTCGGGGAGAAGGCGTTCGACCCCTGCGTGCAGTCCGACGGAAGCTTCTTCTGGGACGAGCCTTTTTTTCTGGGAGGTTCGGCCGGCAGCCGTCGGTACGGACTGCGGCTGCTCCCCGACGGGCCGGGGCTCGTCTTCAAGCAGAACTGGGGCAGTCCCCACGCCGGCGGCGTGAACTTCCTGCTGTGCGACGGGAGCGTCCAGCAGGTCCCGTTCACGATCGACTGGCAGGAGTTCGATCGCCTACTGACGCCCGCGAAGGGCCTCGCGATCGAATACGGCACCCCCGACGGCCCGAACGAACCGGAAGATCAATGA